A stretch of the Thalassotalea euphylliae genome encodes the following:
- a CDS encoding SRPBCC family protein, translating into MQSNMVKVSVQQQVQASRQQVLAELLDHVNLSRFFDAKFSLVRAQQAGAVTGGIGSQRQIKMLGTRFVEEILAADENGVSYKIVGDWPVKNHRGDIALSETEHGTTVVDYQIVCQAPWFIPSALLQYLLTKDVAKAMQRLAALYN; encoded by the coding sequence GTGCAAAGCAATATGGTAAAAGTGAGTGTTCAACAACAAGTTCAGGCGAGCCGTCAGCAAGTGCTGGCAGAGCTGTTGGATCATGTGAATTTGTCTCGTTTTTTTGATGCAAAGTTTAGTCTGGTTCGCGCTCAGCAAGCTGGCGCTGTGACAGGCGGTATCGGTAGCCAGCGACAAATAAAAATGCTGGGCACTCGCTTTGTCGAAGAAATATTAGCGGCAGATGAAAACGGCGTGAGCTACAAGATTGTCGGTGACTGGCCTGTGAAAAATCATCGCGGTGATATTGCTTTATCTGAAACCGAGCATGGTACGACGGTGGTGGACTATCAAATTGTCTGTCAGGCGCCTTGGTTTATTCCGTCGGCTTTATTGCAGTATTTATTAACCAAGGATGTTGCTAAGGCAATGCAAAGGCTCGCTGCCTTATATAACTAA